The Mesobacillus jeotgali genome window below encodes:
- the purD gene encoding phosphoribosylamine--glycine ligase yields MKVLVVGKGGREHAICRKVSESPLVSEVFVAPGNPGMEGCARLIGINETDLDGLVSFAKEEQIGLTIIGPEVPLLEGLADRFIEEGLKVFGPSKAAAFIEGSKSFAKDLMKKYGIPTAAYETFTDYAEARDYLGQVGAPIVIKADGLAAGKGVVVAMTVKEAELALQEMLLNSKFGEASASVVMEQFLTGEEFSLMAFVNGGNVIPLEIAQDHKRAFDGDRGPNTGGMGAYSPVPHIRQASIDVAVEQILQPAAIAMEMEGRSFTGILYAGLIETEEGPKVIEFNARFGDPETQVILPRMKSDLVEVMLEVLEGNKPKIEWHEEAMVGVVVAANGYPEEYEKGAVLKGIENMSQVFHAGTAKNSDGEFVTNGGRVLLVGAKAASLKEAQQKVYAELEKLDCPETFYRRDIGSRAIGHVSC; encoded by the coding sequence ATGAAGGTTCTTGTGGTTGGCAAAGGCGGACGGGAGCATGCGATTTGCCGGAAGGTCAGCGAAAGTCCGCTTGTGTCAGAGGTATTTGTAGCTCCGGGCAACCCGGGTATGGAAGGTTGTGCAAGACTGATCGGCATCAATGAAACGGATTTGGATGGACTTGTATCTTTTGCAAAGGAGGAGCAAATCGGGCTGACGATCATCGGTCCTGAGGTTCCTCTGCTTGAGGGTCTGGCAGATCGTTTCATCGAAGAAGGGCTAAAGGTATTCGGTCCTTCCAAAGCTGCTGCATTCATCGAAGGCAGCAAATCGTTCGCGAAGGACCTGATGAAAAAATACGGCATTCCTACAGCTGCATACGAAACATTCACTGATTATGCTGAGGCCCGTGATTATCTCGGCCAGGTCGGAGCGCCGATTGTCATCAAGGCGGACGGACTGGCGGCCGGCAAGGGCGTTGTCGTGGCGATGACAGTAAAGGAAGCAGAATTGGCTTTGCAGGAAATGTTGCTGAACAGCAAATTCGGCGAGGCATCTGCCAGCGTGGTGATGGAGCAATTTTTAACAGGAGAAGAGTTTTCGCTGATGGCGTTTGTGAACGGCGGCAATGTGATTCCTCTTGAAATCGCCCAGGACCATAAGCGAGCCTTCGACGGCGATAGGGGACCGAATACAGGCGGCATGGGTGCCTATTCCCCTGTGCCTCACATCCGACAGGCTTCAATTGATGTTGCAGTGGAGCAAATCCTTCAGCCGGCAGCGATCGCGATGGAGATGGAAGGCCGAAGCTTCACGGGAATTCTGTATGCAGGGCTGATCGAGACCGAAGAAGGCCCTAAGGTGATTGAGTTCAATGCGCGCTTCGGAGATCCGGAAACGCAGGTTATTTTGCCAAGGATGAAATCTGATCTGGTCGAAGTAATGTTAGAAGTGCTGGAAGGAAATAAGCCAAAGATTGAATGGCATGAGGAAGCAATGGTCGGCGTAGTCGTCGCGGCCAATGGCTATCCAGAAGAATATGAAAAAGGCGCTGTATTGAAGGGCATCGAAAATATGTCGCAGGTGTTTCATGCGGGCACAGCGAAAAACAGTGATGGAGAGTTTGTGACCAATGGCGGCAGAGTGCTGCTCGTGGGTGCAAAAGCGGCATCGTTAAAAGAAGCACAGCAAAAGGTATATGCTGAGCTTGAAAAACTGGACTGCCCGGAAACCTTTTACCGAAGGGACATTGGCAGCAGGGCTATCGGGCACGTCTCTTGTTAG
- a CDS encoding EYxxD motif small membrane protein — protein sequence MFWEYIMDVSFVWIALVGSIIALLLVYMKGSNKRRAR from the coding sequence ATGTTCTGGGAATATATCATGGACGTCAGCTTCGTCTGGATCGCATTGGTTGGAAGCATCATTGCCCTTTTGCTCGTTTATATGAAAGGCTCTAACAAGAGACGTGCCCGATAG
- a CDS encoding DUF2892 domain-containing protein yields MNVRPNIGIINALIRITAGLTILAWSTSKMVKRPWKDSYIFMAMMGAMKVGEGIVRYCPLTAAYEKGQDMMEDRNAENGENGDSEGWIPYNPS; encoded by the coding sequence ATGAATGTACGTCCGAATATCGGAATAATCAACGCACTCATCAGGATTACAGCTGGTCTGACAATCCTGGCATGGTCGACATCAAAAATGGTAAAACGTCCATGGAAGGATTCCTATATCTTCATGGCAATGATGGGCGCAATGAAAGTCGGCGAAGGAATTGTCCGCTACTGTCCGCTGACAGCTGCGTATGAAAAAGGCCAGGACATGATGGAGGACCGGAACGCGGAGAACGGGGAGAACGGGGATTCTGAAGGCTGGATTCCTTATAACCCAAGCTGA
- a CDS encoding adenine deaminase C-terminal domain-containing protein → MEQRYRWKNKQLRDHAAVLDGTLSPTVLLKNATYLNQTFRKWMTANIWIYNDRIVYVGENLPENTKQCEIVDCTGMKLVPGYIEPHAHPFQLYNPHSFAAYASQTGTTTLINDNMVLALQLGKKKAFSFINELNDNPVTMYWWCRFDAQTEIQHEEEVFSNSNVRAWLEHENVVQGGELTCWPKLMNGDDMILHWMQETKRHHKKIEGHFPGASEKTLAKMMLFGADCDHEAMTGEEVRRRLLQGYMVSLRHSSIRPDLPKLLDEIHELDIAVYDRFMMTTDGASTAFYENGVIDELIRIAIEKGVPVIDAYNMATINVARYYNFEHLHGNIATGRVANINILSDEMNPTPVSVLAKGQWVKRDGEAIDAAKELDWNQMGFEPLSIDWDLTVDDLQFSMPFGIKMENSVITKPYSISIDVSDEELSSNHDECFFMLIDRQGKWRINTMLKGFATDLQGLASSFSNTGDIILIGKSKPDMIAAFNRMKELGGGIVACENSVPVKEIPLRLQGIMSSHPVTELMAEEKKLLGYLKEKGYKFADPIYSLLFFSSTHLPYIRITQEGIYDVMKKTILFPTIMR, encoded by the coding sequence ATGGAACAACGTTATCGATGGAAAAACAAACAATTGCGCGACCATGCTGCTGTTTTGGACGGCACCCTTTCACCGACGGTCTTATTGAAGAATGCGACATATTTGAACCAGACATTCCGCAAGTGGATGACTGCGAACATTTGGATTTACAATGACAGGATTGTGTATGTTGGTGAAAACCTGCCTGAAAATACAAAGCAATGTGAAATAGTGGATTGCACCGGAATGAAACTGGTGCCGGGCTACATTGAACCTCATGCCCATCCATTTCAACTTTATAATCCCCATTCTTTCGCTGCCTATGCATCGCAGACGGGGACGACGACACTGATCAATGACAATATGGTACTGGCTTTACAATTAGGTAAAAAGAAAGCGTTTTCTTTTATCAATGAGCTGAATGACAATCCAGTCACGATGTACTGGTGGTGCCGTTTTGATGCGCAGACCGAAATCCAGCACGAGGAGGAAGTTTTCTCGAACAGTAATGTGAGGGCATGGCTTGAGCATGAGAATGTCGTCCAGGGCGGGGAGCTGACGTGCTGGCCGAAGCTGATGAATGGCGACGACATGATCCTTCATTGGATGCAGGAAACGAAGCGCCATCACAAGAAGATCGAGGGGCATTTCCCAGGTGCATCGGAAAAGACGCTGGCAAAAATGATGCTGTTCGGCGCCGATTGTGACCATGAGGCGATGACTGGCGAGGAAGTTCGCAGAAGGCTGTTGCAGGGATACATGGTGTCTTTAAGGCATTCGTCGATCAGACCGGATTTGCCGAAGCTGCTCGATGAGATCCATGAACTGGATATCGCGGTGTACGACCGTTTTATGATGACAACGGACGGAGCATCTACTGCCTTTTATGAAAATGGCGTCATCGATGAATTGATCCGTATTGCGATTGAAAAAGGCGTTCCCGTAATTGATGCCTACAATATGGCGACGATTAACGTGGCGCGTTATTATAATTTCGAGCATCTTCACGGCAATATTGCGACAGGCCGGGTGGCGAACATCAATATTTTAAGTGATGAAATGAACCCGACACCTGTGTCCGTGCTGGCAAAAGGACAGTGGGTGAAGCGTGATGGTGAAGCAATCGATGCAGCTAAAGAGTTGGACTGGAATCAAATGGGTTTCGAGCCGCTTAGTATCGATTGGGACCTGACGGTGGACGACCTTCAATTCTCGATGCCTTTCGGGATCAAGATGGAGAATTCGGTCATTACGAAGCCGTATTCCATTTCGATTGATGTCTCTGATGAAGAGCTGTCCTCGAACCATGATGAGTGCTTTTTCATGCTGATCGACCGTCAGGGAAAATGGCGCATCAATACGATGCTGAAAGGGTTTGCCACTGATTTGCAGGGGCTGGCAAGCTCGTTCTCCAATACTGGCGACATCATTCTGATTGGCAAAAGCAAGCCCGATATGATTGCTGCTTTTAACCGGATGAAGGAGCTTGGCGGTGGCATTGTTGCCTGTGAAAACAGCGTGCCTGTCAAGGAAATTCCATTAAGGCTTCAGGGCATCATGTCGAGTCATCCTGTGACGGAACTGATGGCGGAGGAGAAGAAGCTTCTTGGCTATTTAAAGGAGAAAGGCTATAAATTCGCCGATCCGATTTATTCACTACTATTCTTCAGTTCAACGCATTTACCTTATATCCGGATCACGCAGGAGGGTATCTATGATGTGATGAAAAAAACGATACTCTTTCCAACGATAATGCGTTAA
- a CDS encoding DUF3048 domain-containing protein: protein MRKKWIAVLAAAIVLTAGCSSKETEKKEATEHKEKEIEVDEVSAPEELPYQFPLTGVGTAEESTDRAVAVVVNNHPKARPQSGLHKADVVHEVLAEGDVTRFVAIFQSEQPEKIGPVRSAREYFIDLASGFDSFFIAHGYSPEAKDMLERGMIDNINGMQYDGTLFKRADFRKAPHNSYITYKNIVKGAETRGYALDEAPAPAVFLSSEEAEGLEGTPAEEFMVKYGSPSFDLIYEYNADEQKYHRFNGSEESVDLESKDPVLLDNILVVQMDHRVVDDAGRRVIDMESGGKGYLFQKGKVNEIQWKNEAGRIVPYKDGARAGFVPGKTWINIVPSISDVSFDSQQ from the coding sequence ATGAGAAAAAAATGGATCGCTGTGCTGGCGGCCGCCATTGTGCTTACGGCCGGATGCAGCAGTAAAGAGACAGAGAAAAAAGAAGCAACAGAACATAAAGAAAAAGAAATAGAAGTAGATGAGGTTTCTGCACCGGAGGAGCTTCCATATCAATTCCCGCTGACAGGGGTGGGTACTGCTGAAGAGAGCACTGACAGGGCGGTGGCCGTGGTGGTCAATAACCATCCAAAGGCACGGCCTCAATCTGGTCTTCATAAAGCGGATGTCGTCCACGAGGTTCTCGCGGAAGGAGATGTGACAAGGTTCGTTGCGATTTTTCAAAGTGAGCAGCCAGAAAAAATAGGACCGGTCCGCAGTGCGAGGGAATACTTCATCGACCTGGCATCCGGGTTTGACAGCTTTTTCATCGCCCATGGCTACAGCCCTGAAGCGAAGGATATGCTTGAACGCGGAATGATCGATAACATCAACGGAATGCAATATGATGGAACATTGTTCAAACGGGCCGATTTCCGTAAAGCGCCTCATAATTCTTATATCACCTATAAGAACATTGTAAAGGGGGCAGAAACGAGAGGCTACGCACTTGATGAAGCACCGGCTCCTGCAGTATTCTTGAGCAGTGAGGAAGCTGAAGGTCTTGAAGGTACTCCAGCCGAGGAGTTCATGGTGAAGTACGGTTCGCCGTCGTTCGATTTAATCTACGAGTACAACGCAGATGAGCAAAAGTACCACCGTTTTAACGGCAGTGAAGAAAGTGTTGATTTGGAATCCAAGGATCCTGTTCTGCTCGACAACATCCTTGTCGTGCAAATGGATCATCGTGTAGTCGATGATGCTGGGCGCAGGGTGATTGATATGGAATCTGGCGGCAAGGGTTATCTGTTCCAAAAAGGCAAAGTGAATGAGATACAATGGAAAAATGAAGCTGGCAGGATCGTCCCCTATAAGGATGGAGCAAGAGCTGGTTTCGTTCCCGGGAAAACATGGATCAACATTGTCCCATCAATCAGCGATGTCTCATTCGACTCTCAACAATAA
- a CDS encoding YerC/YecD family TrpR-related protein produces the protein MQIDKLRGKELDQLFKAILSLKDLDEAYRFFDDLATVNEIQSLAQRLEVARMLREGKTYHKIETETGASTATISRVKRCLNYGNDAYEMALERLKEQENAEKAK, from the coding sequence ATGCAAATTGATAAACTTAGAGGAAAAGAGCTCGATCAACTATTCAAGGCGATTCTATCGCTGAAAGATCTCGATGAGGCATACCGCTTCTTCGACGATCTGGCGACAGTGAACGAAATTCAGTCACTAGCACAGCGCCTTGAAGTTGCCCGCATGCTTCGTGAGGGCAAGACTTATCATAAAATCGAGACAGAAACAGGCGCGAGCACGGCAACGATTTCCCGTGTCAAACGCTGCCTGAACTATGGAAACGATGCGTACGAAATGGCGCTAGAAAGATTGAAAGAACAGGAAAACGCTGAGAAAGCGAAATAG
- a CDS encoding DUF3231 family protein, which yields MESLKPIQFDTSKVSPKEKFTSVEMAKLWATYMGNSLSQKIISHFLQHVEDEEIKTLLENAKGLTEDFMEKIKFFMENENFPVPQGYTDQDLNSAAPRLFEDEFYVHYLKYAAKAGLSIYAIALPLVMRLDIREFFIHCGMMTTELLAQINGLLMDKGFIIKPPVLPNPEKIDFVENKSYLDGFGHNLRPLHALEVTHLYDNIENNVTSKALLIGFSQVARTQQVRDFFIKGIEMTDKMVEQFKAKLHKENLPSPALLDHLVTNSTVSPYSDKLMLSHKADMFAMKIRSMGNSMAVNGRKDIGLLYGKALMNVALFAEDAAEILIRHGWLEQPPHAADRGKLASE from the coding sequence ATGGAATCGTTGAAGCCAATTCAGTTTGATACAAGCAAGGTAAGTCCAAAAGAAAAGTTCACCTCAGTGGAAATGGCAAAGCTTTGGGCAACATATATGGGCAATAGCCTTTCGCAGAAGATTATCAGTCACTTCCTTCAGCATGTGGAGGATGAAGAGATTAAAACGCTGCTTGAGAATGCGAAGGGGCTTACCGAGGATTTTATGGAGAAAATCAAATTTTTTATGGAAAATGAAAATTTCCCTGTGCCTCAGGGGTATACGGATCAGGACTTAAATTCAGCAGCACCGCGTTTATTTGAGGATGAGTTCTATGTCCATTACTTGAAGTATGCTGCAAAGGCGGGGCTGAGCATCTATGCCATTGCCCTTCCGTTAGTGATGAGGCTGGATATCAGGGAGTTTTTTATTCATTGCGGCATGATGACGACGGAACTCCTGGCCCAGATCAACGGCCTCTTGATGGACAAAGGTTTTATTATCAAACCGCCTGTCCTTCCGAATCCGGAAAAAATCGATTTCGTCGAAAACAAGAGTTATCTGGATGGGTTTGGTCATAATCTCCGGCCGCTTCATGCCCTCGAGGTGACTCATCTGTATGACAACATTGAAAACAATGTTACCAGCAAAGCGTTGTTAATCGGTTTTAGCCAGGTGGCAAGAACGCAGCAGGTGCGTGATTTTTTCATCAAAGGAATCGAAATGACTGATAAAATGGTGGAGCAGTTCAAGGCAAAGCTTCATAAGGAAAATCTGCCGTCACCTGCCTTATTGGATCATTTGGTGACCAATTCAACGGTTTCCCCTTATTCCGATAAATTGATGCTTAGCCATAAAGCGGACATGTTCGCCATGAAGATCAGATCGATGGGAAACTCAATGGCGGTCAACGGTCGGAAGGATATCGGCCTGTTATATGGAAAAGCCCTGATGAATGTCGCCTTATTTGCAGAGGATGCCGCGGAAATCCTGATCAGGCATGGGTGGCTGGAGCAGCCGCCACATGCCGCAGACAGGGGAAAACTTGCGTCAGAATAG
- a CDS encoding heptaprenylglyceryl phosphate synthase — MYDVREWRHVFKLDPNKEITDEELDRICESGTDAIMVGGTDGVTLEGVLDLMSRVRRYTVPCILEVSTIDSITPGFDFYFIPTVLNSGNPQWITGLHHEAVKEYGDLMDWDELKMEGYCILNPDCKAAKLTDAKTELSIEDVRAYAMMAEKMFNLPIFYLEYSGTYGNPEYVEAAKGVLENTVLFYGGGIETAKQAEEMSRHANVIVVGNVVYSNLDEALKTVAAVKK; from the coding sequence ATGTACGATGTTCGCGAGTGGAGACATGTGTTCAAACTCGATCCAAATAAAGAGATAACTGATGAAGAATTAGATAGAATTTGCGAATCTGGAACAGACGCGATCATGGTCGGGGGCACGGATGGAGTCACTCTTGAAGGAGTCCTTGATTTGATGTCCCGAGTACGTCGTTACACGGTTCCATGCATTCTTGAGGTTTCGACGATTGATTCGATCACGCCGGGATTCGACTTTTATTTTATCCCGACGGTGCTGAATAGCGGCAATCCGCAGTGGATCACAGGCCTGCACCATGAAGCGGTCAAGGAGTATGGCGACCTGATGGATTGGGATGAGCTGAAAATGGAAGGCTATTGCATCCTGAATCCTGATTGCAAGGCGGCAAAGCTGACTGACGCGAAGACCGAGCTTTCGATCGAGGATGTACGGGCATATGCGATGATGGCGGAGAAGATGTTCAACCTGCCGATTTTTTATTTGGAATACAGCGGGACATATGGGAATCCTGAATATGTGGAAGCAGCCAAAGGTGTGCTCGAAAACACGGTCCTCTTTTACGGCGGCGGGATCGAAACAGCAAAGCAGGCAGAAGAGATGTCCAGGCATGCCAATGTCATCGTGGTCGGGAATGTTGTGTACAGCAATCTTGACGAGGCATTGAAGACCGTAGCTGCTGTGAAAAAATAG
- the pcrA gene encoding DNA helicase PcrA has product MQFLTDKLLNGLNPEQQKAVRTVDGPLLLMAGAGSGKTRVLTHRIAYLMVEKGVNPYNILAITFTNKAAREMRERIQKMMGGAAEDIWISTFHSMCVRILRRDIDRLGYNRNFTILDSTDQQSVIKSILKDKNMDPKKYDPRAILGTISSAKNELITPEEYAKTAGDYFSQKVSDVYTEYQRRLRKNNALDFDDLIMTTITLFIRVPEVLEYYQRKFQYIHVDEYQDTNRAQYMLVKLLAQRFQNLCVVGDSDQSIYRWRGADITNILSFEKDYPRASVILLEQNYRSTKKILLAANMVIQNNMNRKPKNLWTENPEGNKILYYRADSEQGEAQFVIGKIQEQVRNGRKLSDIAILYRTNAQSRVIEESFLKSNIDYSIVGGIKFYDRKEIKDILAYLRLISNPDDDISLQRIINVPKRAIGSTSIDKIANFATMHDLSMFQALETIEMIGLSPKAEKAAAEFRNLISNYTHQQEYLSVTELVEEVLDKTGYRDMLKAEKSLESQSRLENIDEFLTVTKSFEESSEDKSLVAFLTDLALVADIDRLDDDGEQKTDFVTLMTLHSAKGLEFPVVFLIGMEEGVFPHSRSLMEEDEMEEERRLAYVGITRAEEELFITNAQMRTLFGRTNMNPESRFIKEIPADLVEDAVPKVRRPAPTSGGRPAAGGGRPGTSARPSMPTRGAVSRPVAAASGGEGIDWKVGDKAQHGKWGTGTVVSVKGSGEGTELDIAFPSPTGIKRLLAKFAPITKA; this is encoded by the coding sequence GTGCAATTTTTAACGGATAAATTATTGAATGGCTTGAACCCGGAGCAGCAGAAGGCTGTCAGGACAGTGGATGGACCGCTGCTCTTAATGGCTGGCGCCGGCTCTGGTAAAACAAGAGTTTTAACACATAGAATTGCGTATTTAATGGTGGAAAAAGGGGTAAACCCTTATAACATCCTTGCGATTACGTTTACGAATAAAGCAGCGCGCGAGATGCGCGAGAGGATCCAGAAGATGATGGGCGGAGCGGCAGAGGATATCTGGATTTCAACTTTCCACTCGATGTGTGTGCGGATTTTGCGCAGGGACATCGACCGTCTCGGCTACAACCGAAACTTCACGATCCTTGATTCGACTGACCAGCAATCAGTCATCAAGTCGATTTTGAAGGACAAGAATATGGATCCGAAAAAATATGATCCTCGTGCGATTCTTGGAACGATCAGCTCGGCGAAGAATGAATTGATTACTCCTGAGGAATATGCGAAGACGGCGGGGGATTATTTTTCCCAGAAGGTCAGCGATGTGTATACGGAGTACCAGCGCAGGCTTCGCAAGAATAACGCGCTTGATTTCGATGACCTGATCATGACGACGATCACACTGTTCATCCGCGTGCCGGAAGTGCTGGAGTACTACCAGCGCAAATTCCAGTACATCCATGTCGATGAGTACCAGGATACGAACAGGGCACAATACATGCTGGTCAAATTGCTCGCGCAACGATTCCAGAACCTATGTGTTGTCGGTGATTCTGACCAGTCGATCTATCGCTGGCGCGGTGCGGATATCACGAACATCCTTTCATTTGAAAAGGACTACCCAAGGGCAAGTGTGATTTTGCTCGAGCAAAACTATCGCTCGACGAAAAAGATTTTGCTGGCTGCGAATATGGTCATCCAGAACAATATGAACCGCAAGCCGAAGAACCTTTGGACAGAAAACCCAGAGGGCAACAAAATCTTGTACTATCGCGCGGACAGTGAACAGGGCGAGGCTCAGTTCGTTATCGGCAAAATCCAGGAACAGGTTCGCAATGGCCGCAAGCTGTCTGATATCGCGATTCTCTATCGTACGAACGCCCAGTCACGTGTAATCGAGGAATCTTTCCTGAAGTCGAACATCGATTACTCGATTGTCGGCGGCATCAAGTTCTATGACAGAAAAGAAATCAAGGACATCCTTGCTTATCTTCGTTTGATTTCGAATCCTGATGATGACATCAGCTTGCAGAGGATCATCAATGTTCCGAAGCGCGCGATCGGTTCGACTTCGATTGATAAAATCGCCAACTTCGCAACCATGCATGATCTGTCGATGTTTCAGGCGCTGGAGACGATTGAAATGATCGGCCTCAGCCCGAAAGCGGAGAAGGCAGCGGCTGAATTCCGCAACCTGATCAGCAATTACACACACCAGCAGGAATACCTTTCTGTGACGGAGCTGGTGGAGGAAGTTCTCGATAAAACAGGCTACCGTGACATGCTTAAGGCGGAAAAATCGCTGGAATCACAGAGCAGACTTGAAAATATAGATGAGTTTTTAACCGTTACAAAGAGCTTTGAAGAAAGCAGTGAAGATAAAAGTCTTGTCGCGTTCCTGACGGATTTGGCGCTTGTCGCTGATATTGACCGTCTCGACGATGATGGCGAGCAAAAAACAGATTTCGTCACTTTAATGACATTGCACTCAGCGAAGGGACTTGAGTTCCCGGTTGTCTTCCTGATTGGAATGGAAGAAGGGGTATTCCCGCACAGCCGCTCATTGATGGAGGAGGATGAGATGGAGGAAGAACGCCGTCTTGCCTACGTGGGAATCACCCGTGCCGAGGAGGAGCTTTTCATTACGAATGCCCAGATGCGTACCCTTTTCGGCCGTACGAATATGAATCCGGAATCACGGTTCATTAAGGAAATACCAGCTGATTTGGTTGAAGACGCTGTTCCAAAAGTCAGAAGACCTGCACCAACAAGCGGAGGCAGACCAGCAGCTGGCGGTGGGAGACCAGGCACTTCAGCAAGACCGTCCATGCCAACTCGCGGAGCTGTTTCCCGTCCGGTCGCAGCTGCAAGCGGAGGCGAAGGCATCGATTGGAAGGTTGGCGACAAAGCTCAGCATGGCAAGTGGGGAACAGGAACCGTTGTCAGCGTAAAAGGGTCGGGAGAAGGCACAGAGCTTGATATTGCATTCCCAAGCCCAACCGGAATCAAACGATTGCTGGCCAAGTTTGCACCGATTACAAAGGCGTAA
- the ligA gene encoding NAD-dependent DNA ligase LigA, translated as MDFQSAEKKAKDLQNLLNQYSYEYHVLDQPSVPDAEYDRLLRELIEIEEQFPELQTPDSPTQRVGGEILTMFNKVQHAIPMLSLGNAFDEQDLRDFDRRVRQGVGDNVSYVCELKIDGLAVSLIYEDGLLVRGATRGDGTTGEDITSNLKTIRSLPIRLKDQVSLEVRGEAFMPKKSFEALNKARKEREEEPFANPRNAAAGSLRQLDPKIAASRNLDVFLYGIANVGDTGIRAHSEGLDYLEKLGFKTNKERRKVDSIEGVIDYVNGWVEKRPDLPYDIDGIVIKVDSLDQQAELGTTAKSPRWAIAYKFPAEEVVTTLKEIELSVGRTGVVTPTAILEPVQVAGTTVGRASLHNEDLIREKDIKIGDKVVIKKAGDIIPEVVNVLAEQRTGSEVEFHMPTECPECDSELVRIEGEVALRCINPKCPAQIREGLIHFVSRDAMNIDGLGERVVSQLFAQELIKDVADIYKLTREQLLALERMGEKSVNNLLSAIEATKDNSLEKLLFGLGIRLVGAKAAKTLAQEFDTMDKLMQASKDELTAINEIGDKMADSIVTYFENDEVKELVSELKAVGVNMEYKGPKKVTAEDSDSFFAGKTIVLTGKLEQMGRNEAKEKIEALGGNVAGSVSKKTDLVIAGEDAGSKLTKAESLGIEVWNEERMLEELNK; from the coding sequence ATGGATTTTCAAAGTGCTGAGAAAAAAGCCAAGGATTTGCAAAATCTGCTTAATCAATATAGTTATGAGTATCATGTTCTTGACCAGCCGTCGGTTCCGGATGCGGAATATGACAGGCTTTTGAGGGAACTGATTGAAATTGAGGAGCAATTCCCTGAACTGCAGACTCCTGACTCTCCTACACAGCGTGTCGGCGGCGAGATTTTAACGATGTTCAACAAGGTGCAGCATGCGATTCCGATGCTGAGCCTGGGAAATGCCTTCGATGAACAGGACCTGCGCGATTTTGACCGTCGTGTCCGCCAGGGTGTTGGCGACAATGTTTCCTATGTTTGTGAGTTGAAGATTGATGGTCTGGCGGTTTCGCTTATTTATGAAGACGGGCTGCTTGTCCGAGGTGCGACTCGCGGTGATGGAACGACAGGTGAGGATATTACGTCTAATCTGAAGACGATTCGTTCTTTGCCAATCCGGCTGAAAGATCAGGTTTCGCTTGAAGTGCGCGGTGAGGCGTTCATGCCGAAGAAATCATTCGAAGCATTGAATAAAGCAAGGAAAGAACGCGAAGAAGAACCATTTGCCAACCCTCGAAATGCAGCAGCTGGATCCCTTCGCCAGCTTGATCCTAAAATCGCGGCATCCAGGAATCTTGATGTGTTCCTATATGGAATCGCCAATGTCGGTGATACCGGCATTCGCGCACATAGCGAGGGACTGGATTATCTGGAAAAGCTCGGATTCAAAACCAATAAAGAACGACGTAAAGTCGACAGCATTGAAGGCGTCATTGACTATGTAAACGGCTGGGTAGAAAAGCGCCCGGACCTTCCGTATGATATTGATGGGATCGTCATCAAGGTGGATTCGCTGGACCAGCAGGCTGAGCTTGGGACCACTGCAAAAAGCCCTCGCTGGGCGATCGCCTATAAGTTCCCTGCCGAAGAAGTCGTAACGACTTTGAAGGAGATTGAACTGAGTGTTGGCCGGACAGGTGTCGTCACGCCGACTGCCATCCTTGAACCAGTACAGGTTGCTGGTACAACTGTTGGCCGTGCTTCCTTGCACAATGAGGACTTGATCCGCGAAAAAGACATCAAGATCGGTGACAAGGTCGTCATCAAAAAAGCCGGAGATATCATTCCGGAAGTGGTCAATGTCCTAGCAGAGCAGCGGACAGGAAGTGAAGTTGAGTTCCATATGCCTACTGAATGCCCTGAATGTGACAGCGAGCTTGTCAGGATTGAAGGTGAAGTTGCGCTTCGATGTATCAATCCGAAGTGTCCTGCACAAATCAGGGAAGGCCTGATCCACTTCGTTTCCCGCGATGCGATGAACATTGACGGACTCGGGGAGAGAGTGGTCAGCCAGCTTTTTGCACAAGAGTTGATCAAGGATGTAGCCGACATTTACAAGCTGACTCGCGAGCAGCTGCTTGCCCTCGAGCGAATGGGCGAGAAGTCTGTCAATAACTTGCTGTCAGCAATCGAAGCGACGAAGGATAATTCATTGGAAAAGCTATTGTTCGGACTCGGTATCCGTCTTGTTGGTGCAAAAGCCGCGAAGACACTGGCCCAGGAATTCGATACGATGGACAAACTGATGCAGGCATCAAAGGATGAATTGACAGCCATTAACGAAATCGGCGACAAAATGGCTGACTCGATTGTCACTTATTTTGAGAACGATGAAGTGAAGGAACTGGTTTCCGAGCTGAAGGCTGTTGGCGTCAATATGGAATACAAAGGACCTAAGAAGGTTACCGCGGAAGATTCGGATTCATTTTTTGCCGGTAAAACAATCGTGTTGACCGGGAAGCTCGAGCAAATGGGCCGAAACGAAGCAAAAGAAAAAATCGAGGCGCTTGGCGGGAATGTAGCCGGCAGCGTCAGCAAGAAGACAGATTTAGTCATTGCTGGTGAAGACGCAGGTTCGAAGCTGACAAAAGCCGAAAGCCTGGGGATTGAAGTGTGGAACGAGGAGAGAATGCTTGAAGAATTAAATAAATAA